The genomic interval AGCGGCTTGCCTCAGACGGAGTTTCAATTCAAAAAGACGGCTACAAAATCTTGGCAAATGAATTAATGGCCAAAATGCAAAAAGTTTACCTTAAATAATATCACGAAAAAGTAAAAATTAAAATGTTTTATATCGAAAGGTCTAGGGTATTTTATTAAAGACACAACTATTTATTAGAGAGGAGCTTCACAGTGAAAAAAAGAGCGATACTATTATCAGCACTTGCGCTTGCCGGTTATTACCTGAAAGACAAAGAACGGAGAGATCATTTATTCGAAAAAATAAATGAAGTGAAAAATCAATTTATGAATACAAATTCATCAAACCACAATAAAATCCCCGAAGAATTTCCGATTGAAAAAGGAGGGCATCCATACCCTCAGGATTTTGAAGACAACAAAATGGTGTCGGAAGGTTCCCAGTACTCTGTGAAATATTATAACGAAAACGAACAATAATCCATCCGGTTGGAGGATGGATTATTTTAGTATTCGAAATTTTTTTTCGATTCCTCCTTTCATAAAAATAGGTGTATGATATAGGTAGAAGCCAGATTCCTATACATTTTCCCAATTTATTATTACTTCCTAAAAATGAAAAGGAGAAATCACTTGATAACTGTAGAACACGATTTTACTGATAACCTTCCATTTTTACATGTCGTTTTAAGCGAGAAGAAAGATGAACAGCTTCCTGGTATCATTTTCGTGCATGGGTTCGAGAGTGCGAAGGAGCACAATCTTCACTATGCCTACTATCTTGCGAAGCGAGGGTTTCGTGTACTTCTTCCAGAAGCTCCGCTGCACGGTGAAAGAAAGGCTCTTATGACGGAATCGGAATTAAATTACTCGTTTTGGGAAATCGTACTGCAAATGATTAAAGAGCTTGAAATTTTTGTGAATGCCTTTACCCACAAAGATCTTCTGGATAAGAAACGCATTGGCCTTGCAGGAACTTCTATGGGCGGAATTATTACGCTCGGTGCTTTAACCCAATATAGCTGGGTGAAAGCAGCAGTGTCCTTAATGGGCTCGCCCTCCTATGAAGTGCTCGCCAAATCGAAAATGGCCTCCCTTAAGAAAGACAAAAATGACATTCCATTTTCTGAAGAAGATCTTGAAAAATTGTACACTCAACTTCGCAAGTTTGATTTAAGTCTGCAACCTGATAAATTAATGCAGCGCCCTTTGTTATTTTGGCATAGTGAAATTGATGAAGTCGTTCCTTTCGGCCCAACATTTGATTTTTATTTAAAATGCAAAAAGCATTACACGGATCATCCCGACCGAATCCATTTTATTGTTGATAAAACGAGCGGTCATAAGGTATCACGCGAAGGTGTGATTGAAACGGTTCGCTGGTTTGAAAGGTACATTTAATTTCTACAAATGTACAAAATTATAGTTGTTACAACCTTTTGCTTTAGTATATAATTAAGAAATAGTCACTTTTCATTACAAATTTCTTATGGGGTGGTAAGCCGAACAAAATTTATTTCAAAGGTGGGATACAAATGCAATCTGTAAATGTAACAAATGTTGAACAGGAATCTTTAAATCCATATGAAATTGTGCAAAAACAAATTGAAACGGCTGCTTCAATTCTTAAGCTTCCGGAAAATATTACGGAAATTTTAAAAAGGCCGAAACGCGTCTTAACAGTGAATTATGCGGTTAAGATGGACGACGGTTCAATCGAAGTGTTCGAAGGCTATCGTTCACAGCATAATGATGCGCTCGGGCCGACGAAAGGCGGCATACGTTTTCACCCTGACGTAACGCTAGATGAAGTAAAGGCTCTGTCAATGTGGATGACGTTTAAATGCGGTGTTGTCGGTTTGCCTTATGGCGGAGGAAAAGGCGGTGTTATTGCTGATCCGCGTCATTACAGCTTAGCTGAAAAAGAACGGATGAGCAGAGGCTTTATGGAAGCGATCGCTGACTTCGTTGGGCCTGACAAAGATATTCCAGCGCCAGATGTTTATACAAATGCTCAAGTAATGGGTTGGATGATGGATACGTACAGCAAAATGAAAGGCAAGTTCTCCCCAGGTGTCATCACCGGAAAACCGCTTAGCATCGGAGGATCTCAAGGCCGAAACGAAGCCACTGCAAGAGGCTGTGTCATAACGATTAAAGAAGCGTTAAAGGAATTGGATTTACCAGTCGAGAACGTAACAGTTGCGATTCAAGGATTTGGAAATGCAGGCCGTATCGCATCTAGGCTGCTTGCAGACTTAGGCTGCAAAATTGTTGCCATCAGTGATTCACAAGGCGGCATCTATCACTCTGAAGGCTTAGATGTGGATGATGTTTGTGTATGCAAAGACGAAAGCTCAA from Pueribacillus theae carries:
- a CDS encoding alpha/beta fold hydrolase, with the translated sequence MITVEHDFTDNLPFLHVVLSEKKDEQLPGIIFVHGFESAKEHNLHYAYYLAKRGFRVLLPEAPLHGERKALMTESELNYSFWEIVLQMIKELEIFVNAFTHKDLLDKKRIGLAGTSMGGIITLGALTQYSWVKAAVSLMGSPSYEVLAKSKMASLKKDKNDIPFSEEDLEKLYTQLRKFDLSLQPDKLMQRPLLFWHSEIDEVVPFGPTFDFYLKCKKHYTDHPDRIHFIVDKTSGHKVSREGVIETVRWFERYI
- a CDS encoding Glu/Leu/Phe/Val family dehydrogenase → MQSVNVTNVEQESLNPYEIVQKQIETAASILKLPENITEILKRPKRVLTVNYAVKMDDGSIEVFEGYRSQHNDALGPTKGGIRFHPDVTLDEVKALSMWMTFKCGVVGLPYGGGKGGVIADPRHYSLAEKERMSRGFMEAIADFVGPDKDIPAPDVYTNAQVMGWMMDTYSKMKGKFSPGVITGKPLSIGGSQGRNEATARGCVITIKEALKELDLPVENVTVAIQGFGNAGRIASRLLADLGCKIVAISDSQGGIYHSEGLDVDDVCVCKDESSISNYTAVERHITSDELLELDVDVLIPAALENVITSQNAERVKAKVIAEAANGPCTPEADKILNKNGTLVIPDILANAGGVTVSYFEWVQNLANYYWTEEEVNDRLQQKMTTAYNEVKEISEKYAVDRRTGAFMISLLRISEAMKARGWV